From the Kogia breviceps isolate mKogBre1 chromosome 10, mKogBre1 haplotype 1, whole genome shotgun sequence genome, the window taaatgcatataaGCGAAAACTATAAAAACATACCACCCATATCAAACCTATGGGTGGTATAAAAAGTGGTACTCTGTGGGAAATTTATAGTTTTACCTGCTTTATAATAGAAAATCAGAAAGactgaaaattaataaactaaatgcccatcataggaagtgaaaaaagaacaaaataatataaaCCTACATAAATAAAGAGATTATAAAGTTAAGatggaaataaaggaaacaggaaacaataatagtaagatatggaaacattaagtgtccatcaacggatgaatgaatagagaaaatgtggtatatatttatatatacaatgaaatactatttagccacaagaaaaaatggaaatcctgccatttgtgacaacatgggtggattttgggagcattATGATAGTgaacagacagagaaggacaaatactgtatggtatcacttatatgtggaattttttttttaagtcaaaactAGTGGAAACAGAAAGTTTAAGTGGTTTCCAAGGGCTGCGGGTGGGGAAATAggaagaggttggtaaaagggtaatTACTTTCAACTATAAGaggaataaggtctgaggatatAATGtaaaaacatggtgactatagttgataacactacattgtataattgaaatttgctaagacagtagaacataaatttctcacacacacacacacaaagataaatatgtgaggtgatagatgtgtgaATTAACTAGATGAAAGGAGTCcttttgtaatatatatgtatatcaaagaACCACAATGTACACTTtgaatatcttacaattttgtatGTCAATTTTACATTTAGCtttgctaaattttttttaatgtttcaaatgaacaattttatattaggtatattttaccacaataaaaaatgtttttaaaatacgtGCAAGGgtattccctggaggtccagtggttaggattcagcactttcactgctgtgggctgggtttcaatccctggtcagggaactaagatcctacaagccatgcagcaggggggggaaaaaaaaaaagtgcaagatctgtgtgtaaaataattataaaacttacagaaatatgttaaaaagaaacattaaggGACAGGTATCTAATAGTCATGAATAAAAGTTgtcaatttttcaatttttccccATGTTGATCTGTAGATTCAGTACAAATCCAATCAAAATCCAAAAGGTATTTTTTTGTGAAATTTGTCAAGATAACTCTAAAATTACTATGGAAGAACAAAGGGCATGAATACCTAAGACAATTCTGAAGAATAATAAGGAGGAATGATTCGTCCTGCCAAACATCAGAATCTATTATAAAGTTATATTCATTAAAGACAAGGTGGTCTCAATGCAGGAATAGCTAAATAGCCCAGAAATAGATTTatgcaaacaatttttaaaaatatttattttattttatttattttggctgcaccgggtcttagttgccgcacatgggatcttcgttgtggtatgtgggatcattagttgcggcatgtaggcttcttagttgtggcatgcggactcgtagttgtggcacgcatgagggatctagttccccgaccagggctcaaacctgggccccctgcattgggagcgtggagtcttacccactggaccaccagggaagtcccaaacaaaTCTTGATATATGAGAGACAGACTTGCATGACAGGtcagtaaatggaaaaaaattaacattggtTCCTGtctcacaccataaacaaaaatttcaGCCCTATTAAGGACctaaatttaaagaacaaaacttttattagaaaatatatggaatatatatatattgtttctcccccgaccagggattgaacccgtgtcccctgcattggaaggtggattctttaccactggaccaccatggaagtccctgtcCCAgccttttttcaattttatatttgtacctcttatatactttttattttctgtacagTAAAATACATCCTTTGTCgtgtacagttctgtgggttttgacaaaggTATCGAATAGTATATCTAGCACCACAATCATGATGTGGAGGGGTTCCATTACCCCTAAAATCCCCTTGTGTTTCTCCTTCTACTCCACAATCTCTTGCAATCACtgtttctatagttttgccttttacaaaatgtcatttaaatggaatcaaacaTTACCTAGCGTCTAGGGTCTAGTTCCTTTTACTGGAATATATTTTTGATTTTACatgaaaaatgatttctttttttttttttcactttaagcaAAGTCTTTCTTTTCAAggaacattttctcattttctgttcttGGCATACATTTTTAATTCTTACCAGTAGAACCAAAGCCTCCTGAACCCCTTACAGTGTCATCTAAAACTTGAACTTCCTCTATTTCTGGGTAAAAAAAATCTGCTCACAAATGAGCTGTGCGGTTTTATCACACTTTTTTACTTCAAACTTTTCTTTGCCACAAAGAATGTTGCCACACCAACATTTCCTCTATAATCTTCATCTATGACACCAGCTTCTACATCTGTGAAGTGTTTTGCAGCCAAGCTAGAACATGGAGCTACTCTCCCATAGCATCCAGAAGAGGTATCTGAATGTCGGTTTTCACAAGGGCTTTCTCCATAGGTGGTACTGTGCACTCATAGGCAGTGTACAGGTCAGAGCCCGCGGTGCGTGTAGACCCCTTGGTCTGGGCAGTGGTGTGCTCCGAGAGCTGGGCAAAGTGGAGCGGCATGGCGCCCTCCTCTGTAAGCTGGGCCACCTTCCTGGGGGAGACTTGTGTTTCCTGAGAGCAGCACATGGCAGGGCAGAATGTGAGCACAAGAGGGAGCAGGGTGAACCAAAAGAGGATTTCTTAATCAGGACACAAAAGCTATGCTATCCTACGCTAAGcatcaaattttaaatgatagggcttccccggtggctcagtggttaagaatccacctgccaaggcaagggacacgggttctagccctggtccgggaagatcccacatgccgcggagcaactaagcccgtgcgccacaactactgagcctgagcccacgagccacaaccactgagcccgtatgccaccgctgctgaagcctgcacacctagagcccgtgctccacaacaagagaagccaccgcaatgagaaacctgcacactgcaacgaggagtagcccccactcgctgcaactagagaaagcccatgcacagcaacgaagacccaacacagccaataaataaataaataaatgaatttaaaaaatttttttgattataaatttgactactcaaaaatgaaaatcatagagttaaaataaacataactgGGAGAATATATTGAAAAACTTCTATTACTGGGGAGAAAAAGGATCAAGAATATGTAAAGAAGCCacagatcaataacaaaaagacaatagaaaaatgacaaaagacaTGAATGGGCATTgcaagaagaggaaatttaaacAATCATATGAAGAGATGTTCAATCTCTTTAataatgagggaaatgcaaatcaagaccataaTTTACACTCATTTGCTTAAGAAAACTTAAGAAATCTGACAATACCCAGTATCTATCTTTTATACATTTCTGGCAGGATTATTCATAgctccactttggaaaacaatttggcattgTCTTATAGAGCCGAATATCCCCACACAttatgacacagcaattctacTCCCAGTTACATACTCTAGGCAAACATTTGCACATATGATCCAAGAAGAGTACCAAAACATTCACCAAAACAACACACctcaaatgtgaaaaacaaaaaaacaaaaaaacccccccaaaaacccAAATGccccatcagcagaggaatggataaactgtggaaTATTTATCTAGTGGAATGcaatacagcaatgaaaatgcaTGAACTTCAGTTACATCTCTTAAGACTTGAccagccattgctggctttgaagatacaAGGAACTGTGAGCTAAGGAATTGTGGGCAGCCTTTGGAGGCTGGAATAGGCAAGGAAATAAATTCCCCTATGACACCTGATTTTAGCTTAGTGAGACCCATTTTGGCCTTCTGACCTGCAGGACTATAAGGTAACAAATCTGTGCTGTTTAAAGCCGCTAAGTTTGTGACAATGTGTTacaacagcaacagaaaactagtACAGTGTGCATGTGCGTAAGTTTGGAGGGGGTGTCACAGGATAGAGGAGACTTcccaggcagagagggagagggagagagagagggaaggaagaagggagggagggagagagggaaggagggaacctTTGCTTTGCTCACAGAGATTTGGCTTTTGGCCCTGGAGCGAGCTTCCCAGGCAGGGTCCCCTTCAGTGTCCCTCACAGCATCACCTGAATACCCACAGGGGCCTAACAGTCTGCAAGGCCCTAGAGCACTTGTTCCCAAAGGTCCCCTGCCAGGTGGACAGGCCCCGGGCAATTGGTTCTCAATGTGAAAagcagaaactgaggcctgggacaGGAAGGTATCACCAGGAGCAGCCCCCCTTCTGAGGGCAGGAAATGGCCAGATGCCACACCTGAGAACTCACGCTTCCCGGTAGGACAGCCCGCTCCTTCCACAGACTCCCCACAGCCGAACAGGCCCTGTCCACATCTGCGCTGAGAATGCGGCCGCACAGTTGCCAGGTGTCATCCTAACTGCCACCCTCCACACCCTCCCAGTCCCTCCTCCCTGGAGACAGGCCCACAAGCCAGGCCCAGCCAGACCCTTGGAAGCAGAACCCTTGGGTTCCATGGTGTCTGGGTAGCAGTGTCACAACGGGGTGGGGaggtcctggggtggggtggggtggggaggaacagCATTCCAGTCCTCGGGCACAACTGGCCACAGGCTCTAGGAACTGAAGGGGCAAGGCAGGCTGGGAAAATCTCCACGTGAGCCAGCCCCATGCCTTCGTGCAGACTGTTCCCAGCACCTGGAGCACCCGCCTCCCCAACTGGGCTCCACCTCCACTGAGGGAAATCCTCCCATCCTTCCAGACACAACTttccccccctgcccccgccccgtcCCCATGCCTGaagaggagggatggagaggagaggaagaggaagaacaggCCCTCCACTCAGCTGCTCCCAGATCCCACCCGGGGGAGGAGGGAGTGTAGGTTAAAGACTTCTCGGTGGGAAGTTTGGGGAGCTGCAGTAGGGTggcttttcctttctctgagaggaggaggagaagctatCTGGTAGGGGGTAGAAGGATGGGAGGCAGGCAGAGTGGAGCTTAGAAACAGCCACTGGTGAGAGTTGGAAAACGAGCTGACTTGAAAAGCTGGTAGGGATGCGAGGTGCTGCTAAAGACCCAGTTGGTGCTGGTGACCATGGATTCATAGATCAGACTTGTTGGGAGTGTGACTCTCTAGCAGTGACCAGCAGTTGGGGTGCAGGAAGAGAGAAAGCAGACAGCCGGGCTCATGTGCTGCTATGGTCTTGCTAGCCGGACTCTTCTGTAAGGGAGGCCAGCATAAGAGAGACTACGTGGGGATCCACACGGGGGGTGCAGCCCAGAGGTGAAGGGGGGTCCCCAGGGGTCAGTTGAAGACACATTGCTCATACTAAGGACCAACGCAGAGTCCTGGGAGGATCGCTGAGAACCCCCGAAAATTCTTGTGGAAAATCTACTTTTAGGAGCCTGCCAGGGCCACTGACTGATGATTAACCGCTGCAAGCCCAGAAGAACTACCGCCAGTGGCCACCAGGTAAGAGGacttcttcccctttccctcaTCCTGCATGGGCCCTGAAGGAGCCAGAGAAGCAGAGCATGAAAGGGCGGAGGGGCCCGGAGAGGAGCAGGACCAACATCCTCCCTCTCCCCGCCACTGGTCCCTGAGTGCAGGACAGGGGAAGGAGAATCTTTGAAGAGAAGGCAAGACTGAAGCTTCGATTCTGACCGAATCAGTCCCCTCTCAGCTGGATCAAATGCCCTGTGGGTCCCACCTTATCCAGACGGGCCTAGTCCAGCCATTGGAGGAACCACAACCTTCCCTTCATCCACAGCTTTTCCTTCACCTGCCTGGGTGAGTCCAGAACTTTAAGTGTTTTTCTCTTCCTACTCTCATCCACTTGGAGAGGCCCTACCCAGCTGTTCTGTTTTTGGCTTGACTGTGTTTTCAGGGCAGGGGGACCCCAGATGGAGGGGATCTGAGGAGCCATATCCCCACAAGACTGTCAGAGAACAAGTTAAGCCCAAGACACGCCCCAGACTCTAACCCAGAACAGGGTATTGGGCGTGGGGCTCTGGGGATGAGAAAGGTTTTGAAAGGAGGGAGGCCTGTCTCCGATGCTTCTGGGATTGGGCTGGGCAGTGGCTGGCTGGCTCTGGGGCCAGCTCATGGGGTGCTGCCTCCGTCAGCAAGGCGGTCATGCTCACAGGTCCAGCTGTTCCCAGGGGAGTGTTCAGCAGCTCTCTGCTGCTGCCGCTCTGGCTTTGGAGACACACTCAGAGGTACGTGCTGCTCTGAAGGCCACCCCCGGGCTAGAAGTACTTCCTGAGGCCTCGGAATCCTCTTCCCCGAGGGCACTGCGTTCagagagctggaggaagcagaaggCTGTCATTGGCTGCTTAGGAACGGATCCCGTATTACAGTTCCTCGCCATCCCTTCCCCAAAGTAGGATGCCACATGGGCCTCTATGCAACAATGGACAAATGGTGAAGTAGAGTCCTTTCTGGGATGGGGTCACTGATACGAGGTCCTGGGTTTCAGAGAGACCAAGCACCTCACCGTGGGCAGGAATCCTGCTCCAGGTCGTCGATGGTGTCCTTCAGGGTCGGGCCACGTGTCTCCGGCAGCAGGGCACAGAGTAAGCCAGCCCCGATGGGGAGGCTGCCATAGATGAGCATGGGGAGGGCCGTGTGGTACTCATCCAGCAGGATCATGAGTGGCGTTGAGGATGCCCACCAGCCCCGTGCCCGTCTGCCTGCGCAAAGGTGAGCGCAAGCCGAGAAGACCCGGCCTCCGCTGGGCCACAGCTCCACCCCAGCTCACTTCCTTGGAAGCAGCCCAGTGTCTCACCTGGTCTCCACAGGCCTGCAGAGTCTCCAGGCCCGTGCAGTCCAGCCAgccttcctgccccctcctcctgcaCTTCTCCTAGTCCTACTGTGTGGCCTGCTTTTGCCACCTCCAGGCCTCTCTGTCTGCCTGCTGTACTTCTATCGAGGCTCAGATCAAAGGCTGCACCTCCCATCCGCACCGGAGTCTCCCTTCTGAGCCATTCATCAAACTTGGGGCTTACTCCATATTCCAGTCCTGACAAGGCCAGGGTGTGGCCCCTCCTGTATCTGCCCTCCACTGACCCCATCCAGCCTTGGACCCCATCCAGCACTGCTGCCCCAGAGCCAGCTCTGTAAGCTCACTGGGGAACAGCAGTAAGGGCAGATGAGGGATGGCCAAAATCAGGGTCTCAGAGCAGAGGAGCAGGAGTTGTGCCTGCTGTCCTTACCTGGTGACAGTGGGGAAGAGCTCGGCAGAGTACACGCAGGAGATGGTAAATCCGGCCGCCGTGGCAAACTTCCCCACCGGAGCCATCACAGTGGCCACCACGGGTAGATCTGGTAGAGGCTGCCGGTCAGCCACATgggccctgccctggccctgtCCTTCCAAACTCCTCACCCCTTTTGCACCCAAACTTCAGAAAAGCCCTCACTCCTGAAAAGGAAACAACAGGCCTTGGCAgcaggttggggtgggggggccaGCCCTGGTACCTGCCGGGACAAAGATGATGGTGATAACACACGATGCCACCCAGAACCCGAGTCTCCAACTGGCTCCACTTGAGGCCCAACCGCTCCAACACGAAGATGCTGGAGTAGCGGGTGGGTACCTCAACCGCTCTGAAGATTAACTGTCAGGTAGATATCCAGGCCAAAGTCCCCCACCTTGAGGCCCAGGCCGAAGTATTGCAGGCTGTCCACGAACCTACAGAGAGTTCAGGAGTCCCTGTCACTGCTGGGTGAGGAGACACCATCACGCTCAGAAGGAGAGATTGCTTTGGCCAGAAGTCACAACAGGAGACAGGAGCACAGCCAGCAAGAGACCCAGTGGTGCCCAGACAGCCACCATCCACAGAGACATGGCAGCCCTTTAGTTTGGGCCTCAGGGAGGGCCGTGGGCCCACTCACCAGACACAGAAGAGAATCAGGGTCACCTTCCGGAGCTGGGGGTGTCGGAACAGATCCAGGGCATTGCCCGTGGGGCCGGTCTTCTCTGGGACCATCTGGGAGGGAGGTGCAGAGTCAGGGGCCAGGCAGGCCGGGCTGTGTGGACAGATCAGGGCAGGGCTGGCCCAGCTACTGCAAGTACCTGGCTCAGGAGCTCGGGGGAGAGTTTTCGCTCGTTGACCGAGGCCACCCTCTGGATCGGTTGTTTAGCCTCCTCTACCCTCCCCCGGGTCAGGAGCCACCGTGCAGATTCCGGCAGAGCCCTGTAGGTCGGGCTGTGACCCTGGGGCTTGGACCTgggcctccccactcccccaggaGCCTCCCCGCTGTCCCAGTGCACACTGACCCCACAGGCTCGCTCTCCCAGACACCTCTCTGGACACGTAGCCAACCGAGGGGCAGCTTGCCTGGGAAGTATCTCCTCACCAGAAGTAAAGGAAGAGCGGAAGACAGGTGCAGCGCCAGCCATCTGGAAGAGCCTCCAGCTCTGGACGCCATGGGTGAGTCCTGCGAGGGCCATCTGCCCCATGGAGAAGGTGCACTGGGCCAGGACCACAGCCCGAGTTCTCCACCAGGGCCCCACCCACTCTGCAACTGTGAGAACACAGAGTCTGAGGCTGACCCAGACCCTGCCCTCTCACTCCCTGCCACGGCTAGATGCCACCAGGTTAGGGGCTGTGGTCCTGGCCCGGTACAGGGAGTGCTGGTGCCATCACGTTAGGTGCGGGGAGTTGAGTGGGCCCCATAGGCAGCGTGGGAGCGTGGCCACCCAGACCCCAAGGCCTCGCTCTGCGGCTGATGGCACGGGGCCCAGACACCCACCTAGGGTGACGCTGCTGAAGTTATGTCCAACGACGGCTGTGGCCACAGCAAAGCGCAGGGCCGTGTAGAGCTCAAAGCCGGGCACGAAGGCTGCGGCCATGCCAAGGATGGCGAAGAGTAGCAGCCGCACCAGGATAGTGGCCTTGCGGCCAACCCTGGGGTAAGAAAGGGGCCGGTTGAGGAGGGAGTCTGtctgaggggaaggagggagacccaGCCCCCGGCCCTGCCCTGGGTGCTCTGTCTACAGGAGGGTGCAGGGCTCCCACCTGGGAGCCCCATTGCGGGGAGACGGGGCCTTACCTGGAGACCAGTGAGAGGGGCACGTGGTGGGGAGGAACTAGACCCTGGGCCAGGACCCCAAGAGCGTGCTGGGTTGGGGGAGCTGGTCAAGGTTCTTACCCGTCACAGAGGGGCCCGACGATGAGCGCCCCAATGAGAAGCCTAGGCAGGTCCACCGACCGGGAGGTCTCCTTCGGATACTTCCGACCACAGACCAGGTTCAGCTGAGGCAGACACATGCAGATGTGAGTCCAGGGGCAGCGAGGGCGAGTCCTTTACCAGCCAGCCCACCCACCACAAACCTCTCAGGACAGAAGTGGGGCAGGCAAGGCATCCCAGGGCACCAGCCTGAACTCAGGGTGCACAACACGATACTTAGAAGTGCAATGGGAAAGACTGTGACACTCAACATCTGCTTCATATCAAACTACCGGCTCCAGATAGTTCACGCAATGCTTTTCATTGACATCATATCTGTGTGAAGTTGTGTTTTTGGCAGCTACTATGAGAAGAAGCAAGCACCATGTGAAACTCAATGTGGAACAGAAAATGAGGGTGGCGGTGTTCAAGGATCAAGACGTTTTGCAGTTCCCAATACATCCTATTAGGAAGTAATTGCACGTTAGGATgaaataaaagtgttttcttttgattcgtgtgcattttttttaaacagctactGAGTTATTAGTACATAAATCCTTCTTaagttgtttgtgttttgtttttgttttttgtcattgttgttgttttgggct encodes:
- the SLC22A13 gene encoding LOW QUALITY PROTEIN: solute carrier family 22 member 13 (The sequence of the model RefSeq protein was modified relative to this genomic sequence to represent the inferred CDS: inserted 6 bases in 4 codons; deleted 2 bases in 2 codons), which gives rise to MGAFIVGRFLLSEVLPSVSLLSLTVAPFAQVPAGIGSFGHFQVQLLILFSVPNFLTAFCMFTQVFMVLDEAHHFSVAWVKNRTLTPSAAEQPVLSVPACGAAGSPEPCLLFWPPPDGASLEDILSHSFSETQPCEAGWVYPXRRPPSLKNELNLVCGRKYPKETSRSVDLPRLLIGALIVGPLCDGVGRKATILVRLLLFAILGMAAAFVPGFELYTALRFAVATAVVGHNFSSVTLVAEWVGPWWRTRAVVLAQCTFSMGQMALAGLTHGVQSWRLFQMAGAAPVFXLFLYFWALPESARWLLTRGRVEEAKQPIQRVASVNERKLSPELLSQMVPEKTGPTGNALDLFRHPQLRKVTLILFCVWFVDSLQYFGLGLKVGDFGLDIYLXQLIFRAVEVPTRYSSIFVLERLGLKWSQLETRVLGGIVVITIIFVPADLPVVATVMAPVGKFATAAGFTISCVYSAELFPTVTRQTGTGLVGILXTPLMILLDEYHTALPMLIYGSLPIGAGLLCALLPETRGPTLKDTIDDLEQDSCPRSLNAVPSGKRIPRPQEVLLARGWPSEQHVPLSVSPKPERQQQRAAEHSPGNSWTCEHDRLADGGSTP